The DNA region TTTCCGTAAGCCGCGAGGATCTTTCATATGGAAAATTTATAgccattaattaagaaaataattattgaaatttatataattacataACTCTTTTTAGTgtatatgtatttaattataactgttgttgatttgaaaaaaatttcaagctTAATAGCTAGTATTAAGTAAAATTACTTTTTGAACCGGCATGACAGTATATACACGTATTAATTTAACCTGCACCCTCATGAAAGCTATTGGTCTTGTTAGGTTTGGGTCTCTGTCTTGGTACATTAGGAGATGAGCCAAAGAATAAAATTCAAGGAAATGAAATTCAATATAATGTCTGACAATGGTGAACAACTAATTAATCATGGTACTAACTCCAAGTTACCAATCCCAATTTCTCAACAAATATCTTTCCAGGCTAAAGTGTTATTATGTAAAATATTGTaggataaattattaatttagtcaGAGAATATGAAAATGGTAACATTATAGTTCCTGATATAATAAACCTTTTGATTTAGTATTTCAATTAGAAATAACAAAGTAGACCAGCTGAATCTAGGCTACTCCCACAAGCGAAAATAACATTTTCACCAATGATGTTGTGTTTAGTCATTTTTGTTTCATCACACCAAAATTAACACTTGCAAATGAAGGGATAagctttgattattttatttagtctGACAATAATTTATTACAACCAAAGCATTTATATAGTCTCTCATTGACTTGTAGGAAGCACTAGATTATTCTGGGGCCAGAAGGGATCATATTTCAGAAACTCAACCACTAGTGGATCATCATTTGTCAACACCAAACGCGCGTGATTTTCATCATCGACATGAATCCCAATATCCTGACAATAGCTACGCTCAGGCCGCGTACAGAACACAAGCTTATAGCCCGAAGTTAACAATTTCTCAATTTCAAACCAACCATTTTCTGCATTTGGGGGCGAACCAATTTTAACTGCGGGTCCTTCTGGTTGGCCATTAACGACGGTCCACTCAGAACGAAGGGGGACACAAGGCAGTATAACTGCAAAATTACCGAACGTAATGTTCAAAGGAAAGCCTTCGCGGATAACAGGAACTCGATATGGGGTTGAAATAATTGTTGCAATCCCCTTATCATACGGATCGGGAGATTGTACAACAGTGAGAGGGCATCTTTCTTTTCCAGTTGCGGCTACTCTTATTCCACCATATGATGACTCTATTACTGGCAACACATAATATTTCCCACCATTTTGAAGATCATTACCTTCCATGTCAACCACGACTTGAGCGGTGGCTGAAGGTAGGAGTGAGGTGTAGAAGGCAGAAAgtagaaagagaatgaaaatggTAGGGCTCTTCATTTCTTAGAATGCTATATGATTGAaggcttttctttttctgatgCGTTAATAAGCTTCGTAGAGAGAATCTATTTATAGACGTGGTGGTCACAAAGTGATCGAGTTCTGGATAAACATGAAAAACAAGTATAAGACAGCTAAAGTGTTATTATGTAAAATATTGCaggataaattattattttggtcaGAGAATATGTAAATGATAACATTATAGTtgctgaaataaaaaatatatatatttagtatttGAATTAGAAATAACAAAGTAGACCAGCTGAATCTAGCTACTCTCAcaagcaaaaataataattacttattttttgaaTCCGAGAACGAGAgtgaatatttatatatttacaattttttgcgcggatgaatttattaaaaaagtttattattctaaaaattaagataataacatttttttagtgaCACCatgaaagtaatatatatatatagataaagatAAACGAGGAATTTTTAGAAGACAATGATagtataaaatgtaaaaataatagtaaGTTTGGAGTATATTATTATAAGTAGGTTTTCGATTTTCTTTACTTTCCATGTTAATCTCCTTCAGAaaagttaatttcttttaaaagatcTTAAGATTTCATCATTTTTAATCCAGAGGACATTATTTCAAAGCATAAAGGTGAATTCTCATAAATACAATCTAAATTTAACTACTAACCTTTTTGTCGGACAACATTTTTCAATTTATCcttatcatatattatataagtattttttttcttcgatGGTATCAGCAtccatctccttcctttttctttgatGGCAACAATAtccatcttttctttctttacttcGATGGCATCgatatctttcttttctttcttttttatgatcACAATAGTCGTTTTTCCAATTTCAACAGTCATAATAgccattttttcaattttaatggcCACAATAGTTGTTTGTTGGAGATGTGAAGGAAAATGATTCATACAGTTTCTACCAAGTAACTTATCAGTCGTGACACTTGGTTTTGAAGTTGTGTTATGTATCCcatgtttcttgcttcataattttgtgtttgaaatGAATGCGTACATTCTTAGAAATTATTTGGAACAATTTAACATTATGTAGTAAGACTTTTTCATACAACTTTGTGGTATCAAAGTCGTGGACTTCACTGAGGATAGGTAGGATTATAAGGGTTTCTAAAGATGGATGAAGACATAAAGGACCCGTTCACTCTTAAACTATTCCTCTATAGACCTAGagcataaaataaaaagctaAAGTGTATGGAAATTTTTTAGATTAAACTCACGAATGACAACACTAGTAACTAAATTAGTTTATCTCCATCTCTGACCCAGTGTTATTAGCAAACAATAATAGCATTGTTTGGCAAACAGTTGATCATCATAAACATCCAAAATATGCCGATCttaaaatcaaaatgattcatTACAATATATTTTACACAGACATAGTTAAAACAAATTCTATGAACCACCAACacatatacaatattttttaagccacatttatatcaacatagatGATTCTTTTGTTTTAAGACTAGAGAACTTCATGTTGTTTATATCAACTATGAAGATCACTTAAGATCCACATCCCCGAATCATGAATCATGAGTGatgcatgaattaattaaaaacataatctAACCTGCAATTTGCTTTAATAGGTACAACATTTAGGAGACATACCTAATTTGGGAAAATTGGGGCCCAACTTCTCGAGAACCACTACTTATACACTTCGACTAAGTAGTGAAAGCAAGATGACAATGGAGCGGTACCAGAAATGATGGAGCAGGCTGCGACGTCAACACAGAGGGCACGGGAGATGACGTAGTGGGCTGCTAAGGTATAGACAAGGCATTTTTGGGGATTAGTGAACGAGATTCAAAGCTAGCTAGGTTGCGACTAAATGAAGGATAATAATCACATGCTTAAATCACTAAACAAACAAAGACGATTTTTGGGTTTAAATAATCTTTGTATGGTAagcaaaaatttacaaatttgtcATTGCCTACTATTCAAAAACAGGTATGTGAAAATGTTGTTGTTGTCTtcttgtttattataaaaatgtcacCGTCATATTTTCTAAAACGATTCTTTAAAGAATCATTTTagaatcatcaacataaataacacatttttttatggtgATTACAATATCACAAAGtataaattcaaagaaaaacataaatataaataaattaaaaatacataaaatatatatatatatatactataataTCTATATCCCACTCATTAActccgataaaaaaaatacttgtatccataaaaaaataaatatccatTTAAAATATCTATTGTTTATTATGTGTATGATAGATTTTATCACAAATATTTGTGGGTAATacaattttcttatatatatatatatatatatatatatatatatattatggtttcaatatttatataatattgaaataaaaattatttgtgattCTATAATCAAACATATGTACGGGTAGAACACcaatattattacattaataTATTACACACGTGCCAACTGTTGTGAGGCATGAAGCTGATGGGTACAACTACAAGTCTAGCCGCAAGGTCCAACAGTCATTGGTTGTTTTTACAGCTTTACTACTTGCTTCTTTTAtcaatgaaataaaaacaatcaATTATTGTACCTTTACAAAAACTCTAACCACGCAAACGATACTAGCAAGGGAAATGGTTCTTTAAATGAGTAACTTCGGCTAACTGATGTGTGTGTTTGGATATATGATTCAAACTAATTTTagattaatgttttttatgaataattttagattaatgTGAATATATAGAGTtgattatgattaaaattaattttaaagtaatgaggttttttataacaactattagacaaatgattttttaagaaaatatttgaatgttttgagaaaaaaattattttgtgtgtaactattaaaatagattttaatgTCCATGTATAAAAACTTCTatcaaactataaaaatatgaatgctCTTTCTGAATATATAGGTTCTACAAAACAGGATAccgacaaaacaaaaaatttcaatagcCTCTTCAAGCTCTATCTTAACAAGTTCACACTTACAAATAGAGATTATAATTCAGCGCATAAACcatttacaaatatttaaatattatcaacggaacaaaaaatattatttgtataattttaaaacaattctcGTAAAgcttaacaaatttattttatatgataatttataattgattcaTTGTTAGTAATACTCTACTGCTTATTAAtatatcttctttcttttttaaacaggATGTAAATTTTGAtccaaattcaattttatatatatatatatatatatatatatatatatatatatatattgccagCATGAAATTACACGTTTTTTAGATAAAGTACAACTCAACTTTGGCCCCCGATGTTGAATTGAGAACAGGGATTACTACCATGAACAATTGCATATCTCCAtcagaaattatattaaatatccattttaatttattttcttgaattttagtttttatatcttGTATATTTATTAAGGACCGTGGCTAGAGTGACAAAGTGAATTTGGTGGTTTATGATGAACAATTAGATAGTTCTTAAATaatcttttgattcttataaaataagttttttactcCTTAACTTAATtcatgtaatatattttaattttagtctatGTTGTTACGTAGTGTTTCCACGAAAATGCTAATGACATCATCATTGTGTCacattatcaaataatatttgtaaagattaaaataaaaaaagacaataactaaagtaaaaaaatgtcatatttaagtaaaaatattaaacaagtaACATTTAATtgataactaattaattatgattgatGAGCAAtattaaacaactaaaatttgatAACTATTGGAAGACGGGCTATTGATAACTATAATTAATGACAGATAAAGTAATAATTGTTatagaattaaagaaaaaagacatTTTGATAATGAAATTCAGGGATACaaatataagatttaaaagATTGATGTAGTGATTTTCTAAATAACTAATTGGAGCTCCACACAAATAGACCTAAGGTGGCCTACAACCAGGATTAATATGAAAGTGTTAGGCAAACTAAACCTGAACATGAAATTAATGCAGATGGAAGCATTTTTCAAGTCAAATTGTCATAGTAATATGGTCTCTTAAAAGGAAACTAATGAATATAGTTATCATATGAAaaacaattaatgaaaaaagtttattatttcaggaactataattttatcatttgcatATTCTCtgaccaaaataataatttatcctaCAATATTTTACATAATAACACTTTAGCtgttttatacttatttttcttctctctctttctatctTAGTAGTGTGTGTGCGTTTGGATATATGATTCAAACTAATTTTagattaatgttttttatgagTAATTGTAGATTAATGTGAATATATAGAGTtgattatgattaaaattaattttaaagtaatgatatttttagtaACAAATATTagacaaatgattttttaagaaaatatttgaatgttttgagtaaaaaattattttgcgtGTAACtattaaaatagattttaatgTTCATTTATAAAAACCCTAATGACATCATCACCATGATTTTTAAACcttcaatttcaaaaaattatctttataacctctcttaattatttttggcaGAACTTGGATACTCATTTTGTCATGATTTTTGACTATAGAAtggactttaaaaaaatattattcaacagcatgattttaattacttttgaaataaaataaagatgtaTCTTCGCCCACTGTATATAGATAAGTGGTGTCTGCCGTCTGGTGTGATGCAGGCAAAATTAATAAGGAGTCACGTGATGTGGCCATACTTGGCAAGCGAAGCAAGTGTGATATTTGGGGTCCATGAGAGTTGTACACGACTACAGCTTATGTGGCCTCACATTACAGATTAATATTTGGGAACCATCACTGCATGtcaaagattaattattttatcataattgaGGAAATGGTATTTAATATGAATCAGAATAAAAGAAAGTAATACCATAGAAAcatatttcaaaagaaaatgtttatTGAACCCCAGTATACTAGTTTACACCTTGAGAATTGTCTTACAAAGATGGAAATTCTTGCGCCGATAAGTTGGCTTCCTTTGGAGTTGAGTCTCGGTCGCCTTTTTTGTGAAACTCTGttctagttttttatattaGGGAAGAGTTCccaattaagaaataaattgatGTATATGCCTAACTATAGATTCTCTTAATTTTGTACTAGTGTTTTGGCCAAGTCTCCCTATTCTGTGTATCTTTATTTTGTCCTAATGTATCAGTagagaaacaagaagagaaTTAATGGAAAAATATACAAAGAATATCTGAGAAGAGAGATtatgaaagaaaattatttaattaagagaAAAGTTTCTTTGGGTATAAGTGTTATCATTTTTGTAATCATTgagtaaaatatttaagtttataGAGTGATACATTTTTTGGAGTGAGttacaattttataataatcatttatgtgatagaaaaatattgttgagattatgttaaatttttatacaatatattttaaaaaaatatatgaatatttttttaacaattagatTATAAGTGCAGAAGCATATAACTTAAACCgataataatttcatatatctaattaatatttaaagatagaatattacttttaaaaaatctaaatcatttatataataaattatattaaataaattaaaccaaaaatttgtaatgagttataaatataaatagttatgAAATTGTAAGTTGTAATACaataattcaatatttaattttacactTATCAactatttaaataactaaaaaaataactatttttcccAATACTTTTCATTTGATTAATTATGAACACATTATATATCGcattatttaaaacaataaatgaaatgattttcttatcacttaattatattttaattgaaccATCTTCTAGAATCTAGATCAGTCAAATAAAATAGAACttgattttttgttgaataaaaaGGAGGCACACTTTTTAACAATAATTGAAGCTACTATATGCATGGGACCAAATTGAAGCTACTTTATGCATGGGACCAAATTGGTTCATTTTTCAAAACTTGCGCATGAGACATAAAGCACGTTTGGCATTGCATTGTTATGGTCCTCGATCATTACAGGTGTCAGCTTTGATGAacccaaacaataaaaaaagtccAATGTAATCAATCATTCATCGCCCCCAATCATATTTGGTACCGAAAGTATTAGACCAAACAATATGCGAAGTGCTCACTATGATCTGTATTCACTATGATTTCTGTCAAATCCTTCTGCTTACATTTTCCGTTTTCAACTTTCCAAATAGCCATTGTAAAAGTAcatatgtataatatatattagtgtGAAATCATGCAGTTTTTTCCTTAAGAAATTATGCATTGTATTTGGttgaaagaaaattttctttgtTTGGACATTACAGTTAATGGAAATCATGAATCTTATGAGTCATGAATCTTAGGAATAGGTAAATTCTGTTTAATTGGGGATaaacatttttgaaaatatttatatatattgcatgAAAATCAAAAGTTTTGACATTTAGTTCTAGTAGaatttttccaattttatttatttatttactatataggtaacaatatttttattgtattgaaACATTTTTCCTaactcaaaaaattcaaaatgtcaCCTTtcaataagaataattttatgcaAACTATATAAGTACAATACATTAccaaaacaataatgtttgcagagaacattatatttttaaaaaataaaacaaacatccTCAAGTTTAGATTCGGTAAAACTAAAAAGTTCACATATAAATTTACCTTTATTGTCTTCTTAAAATTCTTCCTTTATCTgcatctatctatatataaagaTTGATATTCTTGCGCCGATAAGTTGGCTAGTTGAGTCTCGGTCGCCTTTTTTGTGAAACTCTgttctagtttttttattagggaAGAGTTCccaattaagaaataaattgtaTATGCCTAACTATATATTCTCTTAATTGTGTGCTAGTGTTTTGGCCTAGTCTCCCTATTTTGTGTATCTttattttgtctctcttttgtGGAATTAGATGTTTAATTTGTTTGCTTCACATGCAGTAGCCTTGCTGGTGAACTAAGAACACCataattttttaacagaaaatttatgcatggagagagagaggaagaaataaaagagaaaaaagatatatatatatatatatatatatatatatatatatatattattcatctAATAACCTGTATACTATTTTACAAAACAACACCTTTTAGATTTTGATCTTTATTCATCGTTTTTTTATGgacaattgttaatttttaatttattaaattatttttattagtataagTAATTTGAATTcatgactctttttttttcaaccatTAAATCAATCTCATATACGgagtaaaacaaaaacaacaaaattaaatgagTCTTATAACTTCTTTTATCCcttgttgtttatttctttttcttctatctgttataattaaaatgtataaattaatgtgaaaaaaaaacttcatactTATCCAGAACTCCCTTTGCAATCAGCACGCTGCATGTCTATAAATAAATTCTTCGAACCTTGCTTAATTAGCCACGTCCGCAACTGAAAAAGAAAACCCTAAGAGATGAAGAGAACTCCTATCTTGTTccctctcttctttcttctttgtgccTTCACCTCATATCTACCTTCAGCCACCGCTGATGATGATCATGTGTACGACACTGACGGCGATAAGCTTCAATACGGTGTCAATTATTTCGTGTTGCCAGTGATAAGAGGAAATGGCGGTGGAATACAAGTAGCAAAAGCAGGAAACGAAACTTGCCCTCTGACTGTGGTGCAATCTGGCAACGAGCTCTCTGAGGGGTTACCGATAAAGATTGCATCTCGATCAGCAGGAGTCGCTTTCATCACCCAAGGCCAGCTTTTCAAGAGCATTCAGTTCGGTGTGTTTCCATCCACACTCAGACCAGGGTGTCCCCCAAGTCCAATTCCTTCTAAGTGGGACCCACCTTCCAAGTGGACTATCGTTGAGGGTCTACCAGAAAGAGGACTCGCTGTTAAGCTTGTTGGTTACCAAAATAGAGTGTCTGGTTGGTTCAGTATTGTGAAAGTTGCTGATgacgcttcttcttcttctgtggGCTATAAGCTTGTGTTCTGTCTATGGCCAGAAGAAGAGGTGGCGATTCACTTATGTAAGAATGTTGGGATTCGTACCGATGGTAAGGGAATCAGGCGCTTGGTGCTGTCTGAGAACACTCCTTTAGTCGTTCAGTTTCAGAAATTTCGATCTGCACTGGCCCTGAATAATCATGTGCTTTCTGCCAGTGTGTGAGAGACATGCTTTGGTTGTAGTAACATTGGTGtcttactaaataaaataatcaaagcttatgcctttttgcaaatgttttaATTTCTGACATGTTATATATAGTCATTTCGTCTCAAATGTTATGTGCCTCGATGATTAATATTACTAATTGTACAAGTGAAAACGacttatgttttttaataaatattttaggatTTAATTAAATACTGATATTGGATATGAAAGAATCCATTTATAGCCTGCTTGCTGGCAGCGGATAAAATAGGTGAGTTGAGCAAAATACTCCAGTTTTTTTAAgtttggtttaaaaaaaaactgatttgcATATATAGCACCAAACACTTACTCGCTTCAAGTTTAGAGGATGTTTGAGAATGTTACAAAATtgcattgaaataaaaaaataattttatgaatagatcataatttttgtttttgggcttattttatttttatcaaccgTAAACCAAACATGCGTAGCTATATGGAATAGCTTCAGTTTTTTTTGCCCCATACGCGCATTCCTCCATGTTCGACGCGGAACCAAACAGGTGCTTACTAGCTAATTGGAAATATTATAATTTGGGGATATTTTACtagaattatataattttaaccaACCCTGCCTAGGCCTGCACCATGCATGGATGATATTGAACttcttaataattaaaagatcaaattaaatcaaataaataaattttgaatcaaattataCCACATGTCTCAAACCAATTATTATTACACTAAGATGTCATTGCGTAGGCATGCATAAGAATAATACATAAAGAACaccataaaaattatataattaattaagtgttgtttaaaatttcaattgatgTCATAAAGTACCTAAAGTTTGGAAAGAGTTTGCTGCCATTTGGACAATGGCAAGTGGGCTTTGTCCCTTATTACTATTAGCATTAAGGCCTAATATTAGTTTCAGGGGGAGAGGGGGGCAATTATATTTTGCTAGTGTGAATGAAAAGTGATTTAACTATCCTGGGGTGATACCTGCTGGATACatgttggaaagaaaaaaaaaacaagagtccCACTAAATAAAgataagttaaaatatataaactagAAACAATCCTCACTTCtcgaattaatttttaaagctTAAATTCatacttaaatttattaaaaataaaataaatttaaaatatataaatgagggATAATTCTTACCCTTTAAGTTAACTGTAACTcactaacaaaaataattattaactatAAGATGTATTATAAactttgttgttattattattattactattattatgatttattattattttaaaattcattttaaaaaaacatggtctatttttctatataaattaaaatcagactatttatttgtgtttttaatatttttttctagttAATAACTGTATATATTGTTTTCTTACTTTCTGTATCTTTTCACCTAattaatatattgaattttatagtttatctaaacctttgaattttattttacctgATTACTTTAATTTGTCCTTTTCATATAATTCCAATATTATCTTCTATGTATGCAATAAAtcaaaatctaattaaaattattagaattttaatttcaaattatattatatttaaaatgttttatttattttttaattcatttaaactgttttgtgtatttatattttaattacttttgaaataaaataaatatcttcgTCCATTGTATATCTAACTGGTGTGATATTGTAGCCGTCATAACAATGGTTAGTTGGTAATAAAGGAGCAAAATTAATTAGGAATGCCCCACTTGGCATGTGAAGCAACTGTGATATTCAATTATTCATATTTGGGGTCCATGATAATTGTATACACATCATGGCCTCCCATTACGTATTAATATTCGGGGACCATCGTAGATGACACCTGCACTGCATCCAGAAAAACACGTTCCTTGTTCTGCATAAAGTAAATCTAAGGAGGTAATTAAATATagatttctatttatttaaaagaacaatttctattttatttgattcatttaaaacttggattaattaaaaattaattatctgatgaaaaaatatttcattaatattcagttttttttctgtaaattttttagataatttaaattaaaaccgaaaatttaattataaatgttttataattaattgaattaaaaatatttggtaAAGTTAGTTCTTGAATTAGCTTATAGgtgtaaatttacatatttaattattttgattacaactcaaaatttcataattataagtatttaaaaataatttcgtAATTATTCTGaatatgatttaaaataattttaattactttttatcataattaaggAAATGGTATTTAAAATGGATGAGAATAAAAGAAAGtaatgcaaaagaaaaaagaaaaatttcaagATGACATATAATATAGGAGCATATTTTAAAGGAAAATATTTCTTGAACACCAATATACTAGTTTACAACTtgagaattgttttttttttcttaaaaaaagatagttttatttttttcacagaGATGGAAATTCTTGCGCTGATAAGCCGGCTTAAGTTTTTCTGTCAGGGGAGAGTTGCTTAGGAATATATTGTCTATGCCTATaagttttcttaattttgtgcCGGGATACACACACGCACGAAAAAAAATctgtaaaaaaatgaattgaataactaaatttaaataataataataataataataataatatgatttaacatattttaagttcctagaattttttttctagtcTGATTTTTATCCTTCCAAAAAAAGTTGTTACTTTAGATCCTtgagattttttaatattattttttagtcttaaATTTAACTCTAGTTTGTTTAATGTTGTCATGGTTAACAAGGTAATAAAGAATATTCAAGTAACATAACTATATTACTTTAAATGTGTCATTTAATTAAgtgatgtatttttttataaacaatgtaattacatataatttaatttcataatttatttttaatttgtaatatattATTGTTAAGTAATAAGATGCTCAAGATCCTCAATTTTGATTCCTACATGATATACATTCGTATAAAGAGACATAAACTTTAAGTATATCTAAGTTTCGGGTTAAGATAAATTAATCTCATAACgctaaaaaatcaaaacttgtAAAGATACTTTGAAATTTTATCAAGGAACCAAAAAGTCTAATTACGgcggttaaaaaaataataagaactaATAAAATTCTCATCagcaatttaaataaattactattCACCGGTTGTTAATGTTGAGATTGtaaatttagattattgttggcctgtttgtttaagttttttttttaaaaaaaaaaacaaatgtttttcaattatcagtttcatttatttatttatttactaaaatcaTCAGTTTTCTAGCTATATTTTATGTGTTTGTCTAATatgttttataaacaaatatttttctgttttttaagaagcaaaaccttttttcttcataaaaatgtttttctaaagaacacttttttctttcttttagtttaaataattgACCCTATAACTcatttaaataatcaagtttAATATCatgctttaattaatttatttaattaacaaataagttttatcaaatatttaatgagTCAAGTATGAATAATTCACAAAAACTCAACTTGTTTACACTTATATATGgtaatgtgatttttattataaatagaaataattgaAACATGGAATAATTAATCATCAAACATGTgatgaaataaatttaactttttatttagtGCTAATATcagaatttttatttctaattaactTTTTAGCATTAATTTAACTTATCTATTAATTTACCAGAAAAAACTATacaaattgatgaaataaattaattatcggatatttaattaagaaaattttaaattaataaaacaaaatagaaaattaatttaagtacCTCCCTATTTAGTTTATGGGGGAATAGAATAAGCACGTTGTTGGGATGTCAATGGCTACCAAATATTCCAGACTATCAACTTGGGAGTTGGGATG from Glycine soja cultivar W05 chromosome 8, ASM419377v2, whole genome shotgun sequence includes:
- the LOC114423655 gene encoding kunitz-type trypsin inhibitor KTI1-like, which encodes MKRTPILFPLFFLLCAFTSYLPSATADDDHVYDTDGDKLQYGVNYFVLPVIRGNGGGIQVAKAGNETCPLTVVQSGNELSEGLPIKIASRSAGVAFITQGQLFKSIQFGVFPSTLRPGCPPSPIPSKWDPPSKWTIVEGLPERGLAVKLVGYQNRVSGWFSIVKVADDASSSSVGYKLVFCLWPEEEVAIHLCKNVGIRTDGKGIRRLVLSENTPLVVQFQKFRSALALNNHVLSASV
- the LOC114423654 gene encoding trypsin inhibitor B-like — its product is MKSPTIFILFLLSAFYTSLLPSATAQVVVDMEGNDLQNGGKYYVLPVIESSYGGIRVAATGKERCPLTVVQSPDPYDKGIATIISTPYRVPVIREGFPLNITFGNFAVILPCVPLRSEWTVVNGQPEGPAVKIGSPPNAENGWFEIEKLLTSGYKLVFCTRPERSYCQDIGIHVDDENHARLVLTNDDPLVVEFLKYDPFWPQNNLVLPTSQ